In Ostrea edulis chromosome 4, xbOstEdul1.1, whole genome shotgun sequence, a single window of DNA contains:
- the LOC125670691 gene encoding adenosine deaminase 2-like, which translates to MAKSSLLVLLLLTTVILADRVGDYEYRYSLNREQLHQQERVYAGYRFNYTENEQIVQNYLEYLKWMNFQKSKADFPPARPIKSHLADVKTSVIYRLLKRFPKGGNMHLHHNHVVSKAKIMDIIYSHQVLLDNFYVKESPEPNKWRFNFYLNPPSGWVKVKDNQNYTKDIIVKHSTFLGVITDTAINSPTLSELRWKQMGSLFGAMGSSVVNQINMSRLYMEAMLQAAVDENVQYLEAKSSSYNKLYVLDPDSAYAKTHGKHYVDNDMGEEELHIMEEVLNEFRQKNPSFIGYKRIVNSNRRVSSTTLKLDAQRALTLHKRYPHLVAGFDIVAEEDHGYSLLFYLKDFAELEVQNASLPYFFHTAETNWPSTYLTSTHLTDPVAAIENTYDAILLGAKRVGHGIGFLSHPYLMEVLKQKKIAVEANPVSNKMLGYVPDQRHHPAITYIRYGIPVVLGADDPSTFGYDEFTVDWYEAVMGWDLTLADMRHLAMNSLEYSSLLDSEKPAAITKWQNNYNLFITNTKQEACQLTFNDTPPFVSSIFPQEGPIGGGKNVNVFGRNFHRAICKTIYCRFGSTTTKGTLIYDHLINCPSPVRASQGAKHNVQFSISLDSGATFLSTNETFSFKHASHGISLPDIVG; encoded by the exons AATGAACAGATCGTACAGAACTACTTGGAGTACCTCAAGTGGATGAACTTTCAGAAATCCAAAGCTGACTTTCCCCCTGCTCGACCAATAAAATCCCATCTAGCTGACGTCAAAACATCGGTCATATATCGTCTTCTGAAGCGGTTTCCGAAGGGAGGAAACATGCATCTACACCACA ATCACGTTGTAAGTAAAGCAAAAATCATGGACATTATTTATTCACACCAAGTTTTGCTCGACAATTTCTACGTTAAGGAATCTCCAGAACCAAACAAATGGCGATTCAACTTTTATCTCAATCCACCAAGCGGTTGGGTTAAAGTGAAGGACAACCAAAATTACACCAAGGACATTATTGTGAAACATTCGACTTTTCTAGGGGTTATAACAGACACGGCCATTAATTCGCCAACTCTCAGCGAGTTGCGATGGAAACAAATGGGTTCCTTGTTTGGCGCAATGGGGTCGTCGGTCGTGAACCAGATAAATATGTCAAGGTTATATATGGAGGCAATGCTTCAAGCTGCAGTGGACGAAAATGTGCAGTATCTTGAAGCAAAATCCTCTTCCTACAACAAGTTATACGTTTTAGACCCAGACTCTGCGTATGCAAAAACACATGGAAAGCATTATGTAGACAACGACATGGGAGAAGAGGAACTTCACATTATGGAGGAAGTATTGAACGAATTTCGTCAGAAGAATCCGTCTTTTATTGGATATAAACGAATTGTTAACTCGAACAGACGAGTGAGTTCCACAACACTCAAACTCGATGCGCAGAGAGCACTCACACTGCATAAAAGATATCCTCATCTTGTGGCGGGATTTGACATAGTGGCGGAAGAGGACCACGGATATTCTCTGTTGTTTTACCTCAAGGACTTTGCAGAATTGGAAGTACAGAATGCTTCACTTCCATACTTTTTCCACACAGCAGAAACCAACTGGCCCTCAACATATCTAACATCTACACATTTAACAGATCCGGTCGCTGCGATAGAAAATACATACGACGCGATTCTGTTGGGCGCCAAAAGAGTTGGACATGGCATAGGTTTTTTGTCTCATCCTTATCTAATGGAAGTGcttaaacagaaaaaaattgcTGTGGAGGCAAACCCAGTCAGTAACAAAATGTTGGGTTATGTCCCCGATCAGCGCCACCATCCGGCTATCACTTATATTCGGTATGGTATACCCGTAGTTTTAGGAGCAGACGACCCTTCTACGTTTGGATATGATGAATTCACGGTTGACTGGTATGAGGCAGTAATGGGATGGGATCTGACTCTTGCCGACATGCGCCATTTGGCAATGAATTCACTGGAGTACAGTTCTCTCCTGGATTCTGAGAAACCAGCTGCCATCACAAAGTGGCAAAACAACTATAATCTTTTCATAACAAACACAAAACAGGAAGCATGTCAGTTAACCTTCAATGATACACCTCCATTCGTTTCATCAATATTTCCTCAAGAGGGTCCCATAGGTGGTGGAAAGAACGTCAACGTTTTCGGGCGAAATTTTCATAGAGCAATATGCAAAACCATCTACTGCCGATTTGGAAGCACAACAACAAAAGGAACCTTAATCTATGATCATCTCATCAACTGTCCATCTCCTGTTCGAGCGTCACAGGGCGCGAAACATAACGTGCAATTTAGCATCTCTCTGGACAGTGGCGCCACCTTCTTAAGCACAAAcgaaacattttcttttaagCATGCGTCTCATGGAATATCACTACCAGACATAGTGGGATGA
- the LOC125670693 gene encoding transmembrane protein 180-like isoform X2 yields the protein MRTCFTNSAASLIKLPLADITDANMEKYNRKHPISSMVFGTNALITKPANSLSPMLVVSILNRFGYGEVRKLTSGKMNDNDVARSEELKMAMFALVCWYPVVVGVIQLCSWSFFRINKRTEIIIKADKIHQGV from the exons ATGAGAAC TTGTTTCACAAATTCTGCCGCATCTCTAATCAAACTGCCTCTTGCCGATATAACGGACGCAAATATGGAAAAGTACAACCGAAA GCATCCTATATCCTCAATGGTATTTGGGACAAACGCACTGATTACCAAGCCAGCCAACTCCCTGTCGCCAATGCTCGTTGTAAGCATATTGAACCGATTCGGATACGGTGAAGTGAGAAAATTGACTTCCGGAAAAATGAATGACAATGACGTCGCTAGAAGTGAGGAATTGAAAATGGCCATGTTTGCTTTGGTTTGCTGGTACCCTGTAGTGGTGGGTGTTATACAGCTGTGTAGTTGGTCTTTTTTCAGGATAAACAAAAGAACAGAAATTATCATCAAAGCTGACAAAATTCACCAAGGGGTGTGA
- the LOC125670693 gene encoding transmembrane protein 180-like isoform X1 encodes MLYSHSATETKNKIVVIVFAPLIEHFSYQKIYRTNFIWKICSGLFLYFIVGPDYPWLILLFLLFDDCFTNSAASLIKLPLADITDANMEKYNRKHPISSMVFGTNALITKPANSLSPMLVVSILNRFGYGEVRKLTSGKMNDNDVARSEELKMAMFALVCWYPVVVGVIQLCSWSFFRINKRTEIIIKADKIHQGV; translated from the exons CTCCGCTCATTGAACATTTTTCGTACCAGAAAATATACCGCACAAACTTTATTTGGAAAATTTGCAGCGGGCTCTTTTTGTATTTCATCGTTGGACCAGATTATCCGTGGCTAATActgttgtttttgttatttgatGA TTGTTTCACAAATTCTGCCGCATCTCTAATCAAACTGCCTCTTGCCGATATAACGGACGCAAATATGGAAAAGTACAACCGAAA GCATCCTATATCCTCAATGGTATTTGGGACAAACGCACTGATTACCAAGCCAGCCAACTCCCTGTCGCCAATGCTCGTTGTAAGCATATTGAACCGATTCGGATACGGTGAAGTGAGAAAATTGACTTCCGGAAAAATGAATGACAATGACGTCGCTAGAAGTGAGGAATTGAAAATGGCCATGTTTGCTTTGGTTTGCTGGTACCCTGTAGTGGTGGGTGTTATACAGCTGTGTAGTTGGTCTTTTTTCAGGATAAACAAAAGAACAGAAATTATCATCAAAGCTGACAAAATTCACCAAGGGGTGTGA